TTCTCCCTTGAGTTTCCAGGTTAAAATCCCTCCCAATTGGTCATTTAATCTGACTGCTGGTGGCTCTTCATCTAGATTAATTCCTGGTCTTCCGGGACGGGTGACACCTGCGGAACTGACAAGGACAAATTGTGGGGTTTTGGCTGCTCCGTAGGCTTTCATTGACTCAATTTCTAGAGTAAACAGACCCGGTGTAAAATTGGGATTTAAGGCTCCATCATATTCAAATTTACTGAGCATAAATTGGAAGGAACGAATTTTTGTCCTATCAATGGGGGGGCAATCTTTGACTGATTTTGCACGGAAGACGGGAACTAAATCAGCAAAGGGAATTTCTACATCTATCCAAGTATTAGCAATTGTATCAAAGGAGTAACTGTAGCCAACCCCATCCCAAACAGTTTCTGTCCGCAGAAATAGTTTATAACGTTGACCATCCCCTCGTAATCTGATTTTTATCCCTGTATAATCGGATAGATTAAAAGCGGGGTCAAAGTTTTTGGTTCTGATGGAGGCAAAACCACCGGAATTTGCCGTGGAGACATTACCAGAAAATAATGCACTTCCGGAGATTAATTGCATATTACTACTACTCACACCACCCATGACCACATCATCTAATGCACCCCAAATGTATTTTAAATCTGCTGTGGGTTGGGTAAAATCAAAGATGAATTTTTCTCCGGGAAGGGAGAGATGTTTTTGAGTCGCTTCTACCAAGTTTTTGACTCCTTGATATTCCACTCTTTCCGGGGTATCACCGACAATTTCCGGTTGATAAAATTGCACTCCTTGGTAATATTTGGCTCTTTCTGGGGTATCACCTTGTACTGGTTGCACACGTACTGCGGTACAACAAATGACAGCTTGAATATTGCCGACAACTAGGGGAGAAAGGGTTTCTGGTTGGGTAATATCACCCAGTACTAAATCTACCTCATCACCCAGAATTGCCCTAGCTTTGTCGATATCTCTAACTAGACATCTAACGGGATAACCTTGAGATATCAGCTTTTTCACAACTCTTTTCCCGACACCACCTGTTGCTCCTGCTACGAGAATGACACCCACTTTCTTTGCTCCACTGGGTTGATTTTGATTACTGGGGGATTTCCCACTGAGATTATTGATCAGATTTTGTATCCAGTTGATGGGAGGGGCAACTTCAAAATAGGAAAGGGTTTGGATAAATCTGCTTAAATCCCAGGATTCACGTTTTTTCTCTGTCATAATATATTGCTCAAATAGAGATTAAGTTTACGAGTTAGGGATAAAATATGGGGCAGGTATTTTTTATTACCAATCCTCAGAATCTAAAATTGCAAGAACTGTTTTGGGTAGTAATTTATCTTTAAACCAGATAATTTTTGCGGGAACATTATCTAATTTAACGCCAGATTTTTCTAAGTTCAATCTTTCGGAGATGGCAAGAATTAAATCATCTCTTTCTGCACGACGCACTTGGGAGAATTTTTTTTGTAAATATTCTGGTCGCCAGTATCCAACAATTTCTAAAAGATAACTTCTACCATCGGGATGAACTAGACGAAAATCGGGTATCATAACACTACCAGGAATGGGTATTAAGTCTACTTCTCTTTCTAGTATCCATGGTGTTTTTAATTTCTCCCACCTATCAGCAAAGGATGATTCTAACATACTATCGTAGGGTTTGCCGGGGGAGTAGTGGGTGACTAATGCACAGTCAGAATTGAGGGTAAAACGTCCAGTTTTCCAGGTATTTGTATAGAAATCACGGACTTGTAAGGTTGCGGCTAAACTCCATTTGGTGACGTGGAGCAGAGCAGGTATTAACTTGGCGATCGCCAACCCATAACGGGTACTCGGTTGAAATAAACTGGTGGGACCATCTATGGTAATTGTAAATCCATGGTCGGCATCTCCTTCGATATATGCCATTAGTTGAAATAGCTTTAAGTAACGAAATAATAGTTTATATTGTCCGGGAACATTGCGATGGGCATTAATAATTAGTTTGCTGGCTTTATAAAATACCCCTTGCACTTGTGATAGGTTATATCTATGGATTAATGCTTCTGTTGTCGGAGCATCAAAATTAATTAAAATGCGGTTTTCAAATAAATCTGCATAGAGTCCCTGTCTTACCTGTTCCGGTAAAACTTCCTTGGTTAATTCCTCACTTAAAATACTGGCAACTTTTTCTAATGTCACCTGGGTTAATTCCTGACTGGGTACAGATTTTGCTGCCAGGGCAAATACTCTTTCTCTAAGGGTTTGGGGTTCTATGGGGCTAACAATTTCGATGGTACAAAAGCTACTTTTGAGAATATAAGCTAATCCCCTTTTTATGCGGTAATCTGTGGCATCTCCTTCTAATTCTAATAATTGGTTATCGATAAATGCTTGGGTTTTGCCGACGGCTGATTGAAAACAGGTAATTAATTCCTGGGCTAACTCTAAATTCTTACCATCAATTGTCAGCTTTTTCGGAATAATCTCTTCACCATTTTGACGATGCATTAATAAGTCAGTGGGCAGCATGAAAAAATCCCCTAAATCTTTTAATAATGACCATTTACTAGTTATCAGTTAATAATTGGTGTCTTTTATTCACTATTCACTATTTACTATTCACTGATTCAACCAACTTTGGAGGTTTAAATTCCCGTCACAAAACGTAATTGCGTTAGCGTTAGCTCTCCCGTAGGGAGCATTGCGAATTGCGAATTGCGTAGCTTGCTTCTCGCGATAGCGAGCATTGCGAATTGTTTTAATGACTGGGTTTATCTTCCTCTGGAGATGGAGTCGGGTTAACAGTATAGTTCAACTCCATTTGTTCCGCAGCACGGGGTGTGGCTTTGGTTTTCTGAGTTTGATTTCCACCATAGATTACCTGGAAATTGCCCTTTGCTTCTGGCTGTTTTGGGGAATATTCGGGAGTATCTAAACCTCGTCTCCTGGCTGATGTTCCTTCCTCACTCGTTCCCTCTGTCACCACTTCATATAAAATTGCTTGTTTATTTTTATCCTGCCCTTTTCGTAATACCCTACCCAATCTTTGAATATATTCTCGCACCGAACCTGTACCAGATAGAATAATCGCAATACTTGCCGCCGGCACATCTACACCCTCATTTAAAACATGGGAAGCAACTAAACTTCGATACTCCCCCTCACGAAATTTAGTTAGGGTTTCATGGCGCTCTTTGACTGGGGTTTGATGGGTAATGGCGGGAATTAAAAACTCTTGGGAAATGCGATATACAGTATGATTATCTGCCGTAAAAATTAAGGTACGTTCGGGGTAATGTTTGGCTAATAAATTGGCTAATAATCTAATTTTTCCATCGGTACCGATAGCAATTTCCTTGGCTTCACGGTGAGCTAACATTGCTCTTCTTCCCGACTGCGATCGCGCACTCATCTGCACAAATTTCTGCCATCCATCCAAACTACCTAGGGAAATCCCCACAGTTTTCAGGAAATCATTGCGTATCTGCATTAATTCCTGATATTTTACCCGCTCTTCCTGGGATAGTTTCACCTTGATTTGTACTATTTGATGCTGCGCTAATGCTTGCCCTGCCAAATCTTCTGCTCGTTTTCGGTATACTTCTCTACCAATTAGTAGATTTAAATCTCCGTGTTTACCGTCGCTGCGTTCGGGAGTCGCTGACAAACCCAGACGATAGGGGGCGATCGCGTACTCGGCAATTACCCGATAAAAATCCGTTGGTAAATGATGACATTCATCAAAAATCAATAACCCATATTTATTTCCTAGGGTTTCTGCATGAATTGCCGCACTATCATAGGTTGCCACCAATATCGGTGTTTTATCCCGCGCACCACCCCCCAATAAACCCACCTCTGCATCGGGAAAAGCTGACAGCAGATGAGCATACCATTGGTGCATTAAGTCCAAGGTCGGTACAATAATTAATGTTGTGCGTGGTGTGGCGGCGATCGCCATTTGGGCAAGATAAGTCTTTCCTGCGGCTGTTGGTAAAACTACTACCCCCTGCCTACCGGCTGATTTCCACGCAGCTAAGGCTTCACTCTGATGGGGATAGGGTTCCATCTCTAAAGCTGTAGTTAACTCCAGGGGAAAGAATTCCTTGGCTTTATCCAGAAATTCCGTATTTTCTCCTTGCAGTGCCTCCACTAGTAAACGATACTGAATGGCGGGAATGCGAAACTTTTCTACCCTGTCATCCCAGGTGGCAAACTCCATCCAAGCTTTGCCCCGTGGTGGTGGGTGCAGAATCAATGTACCGCGATCAAAGGTGAGTGTTGGGGTGCGAGCCATTTGTTCCTATTCTGTGCTTTAGATAGGGTTTGCTGTCAGTGAATTAAGTTAATTATTAACCCTCCACAGAATTATTATCAGATAAATTTTACATTCCCTTGATTCCGTAAAAGTTTTATTTCTTCTTGCATATTCTGACGTGCAAATCCCTCTAATTGATGACGCATATCGGCAGTAAAATAAATCTGTGGTCGAGCTAAAAAGTTTTCTAATATTTTTATTCTACCCTGGATATATGCATTTTCTTTGACCCAAATATATTCTTTCCTAATAGCTAGGGCATAGTCTTGATAAATATCTGAACGAGTCCCCAGAATTGCTAAATCAGCATCTATCAGAATCTGGGCATCAATATCATTACTATCTGGATGATGGAATTTGGTTGTCAAAATTAAGTTACAAACCCTATTAATTATATTATAGTTAATATGCATTTTCTCTAATAATTCACTAGCAAATTCTGCACTGTACAATTCATTATTCTGAGATTGACTATCATAAATTACATCATGCAACCATGCCGATAAAGATAAGGATAAACCCTCCTGGACTAAGTGCTGTAATTTAGTTGTATTTATTAATACGTGATGAATATGCTCTAGATTATGATAATAGCGACCGGAGCTAGAATAGGCAGAAACAATTTTCTGAAAACTATCTTCAATGCTTTGATTGTCAATATCCAATGGTTGCAGTAACTTTTGCCAATAATTAAATAATCTCAATTGCGTATTGTCCACAAAAATTCCAATCATCTTTTTCATTAGCTTTGTGCGTACAAATACTCTATTTGTAGTTATTTTACATTATTTTTATACCGTATTTCTATCAGTGACATGATAATATCTAGAACCCTAAATTTGAATTGAGGAATCAATACTCGATATCAAAAACAGGGTTCACATGAAACTACAAGAAGTTTTAGAAAAAAAGAATCAATTGGGTTACGATGCGATCGCCAAGGATGTTGATTTAAGTAAGCAGATTCAATCCCAGTTAG
The Calothrix sp. 336/3 DNA segment above includes these coding regions:
- a CDS encoding CIA30 family protein — translated: MTEKKRESWDLSRFIQTLSYFEVAPPINWIQNLINNLSGKSPSNQNQPSGAKKVGVILVAGATGGVGKRVVKKLISQGYPVRCLVRDIDKARAILGDEVDLVLGDITQPETLSPLVVGNIQAVICCTAVRVQPVQGDTPERAKYYQGVQFYQPEIVGDTPERVEYQGVKNLVEATQKHLSLPGEKFIFDFTQPTADLKYIWGALDDVVMGGVSSSNMQLISGSALFSGNVSTANSGGFASIRTKNFDPAFNLSDYTGIKIRLRGDGQRYKLFLRTETVWDGVGYSYSFDTIANTWIDVEIPFADLVPVFRAKSVKDCPPIDRTKIRSFQFMLSKFEYDGALNPNFTPGLFTLEIESMKAYGAAKTPQFVLVSSAGVTRPGRPGINLDEEPPAVRLNDQLGGILTWKLKGEDSIRNSGIPYTIIRPCALTEEAGNKEIIVEQGDNIRGKISRDDVAEICLQALNQAQLCNVTFEVKSSDKQVGLVNWQSLFAHLQADN
- a CDS encoding DUF790 family protein, whose product is MLPTDLLMHRQNGEEIIPKKLTIDGKNLELAQELITCFQSAVGKTQAFIDNQLLELEGDATDYRIKRGLAYILKSSFCTIEIVSPIEPQTLRERVFALAAKSVPSQELTQVTLEKVASILSEELTKEVLPEQVRQGLYADLFENRILINFDAPTTEALIHRYNLSQVQGVFYKASKLIINAHRNVPGQYKLLFRYLKLFQLMAYIEGDADHGFTITIDGPTSLFQPSTRYGLAIAKLIPALLHVTKWSLAATLQVRDFYTNTWKTGRFTLNSDCALVTHYSPGKPYDSMLESSFADRWEKLKTPWILEREVDLIPIPGSVMIPDFRLVHPDGRSYLLEIVGYWRPEYLQKKFSQVRRAERDDLILAISERLNLEKSGVKLDNVPAKIIWFKDKLLPKTVLAILDSEDW
- a CDS encoding DEAD/DEAH box helicase — its product is MARTPTLTFDRGTLILHPPPRGKAWMEFATWDDRVEKFRIPAIQYRLLVEALQGENTEFLDKAKEFFPLELTTALEMEPYPHQSEALAAWKSAGRQGVVVLPTAAGKTYLAQMAIAATPRTTLIIVPTLDLMHQWYAHLLSAFPDAEVGLLGGGARDKTPILVATYDSAAIHAETLGNKYGLLIFDECHHLPTDFYRVIAEYAIAPYRLGLSATPERSDGKHGDLNLLIGREVYRKRAEDLAGQALAQHQIVQIKVKLSQEERVKYQELMQIRNDFLKTVGISLGSLDGWQKFVQMSARSQSGRRAMLAHREAKEIAIGTDGKIRLLANLLAKHYPERTLIFTADNHTVYRISQEFLIPAITHQTPVKERHETLTKFREGEYRSLVASHVLNEGVDVPAASIAIILSGTGSVREYIQRLGRVLRKGQDKNKQAILYEVVTEGTSEEGTSARRRGLDTPEYSPKQPEAKGNFQVIYGGNQTQKTKATPRAAEQMELNYTVNPTPSPEEDKPSH